The Calothrix sp. PCC 7507 DNA segment AATTTTAAAACAAAATAATATTAAAGCTACGTTTTTTATGATTGGGGAAATGGTAAAAATTTATCCCAAAATTGCCAAACAAGTTGCAGAGGATGGTCACGTTATCGGCAACCATACTTGGCATCATTGGTATCGTAATATGGATACAATCACTGCGGCTAGTGAAATTAATCGTACAGCAGATATCATCTATAAAACTACAGGAGTGAAAACCACTTTATTTCGTCCTCCCGGTGGTTTTTTACATAATGGATTAGTAGACTATGCTAAAAGTCAAAACTATGCTGTGATGATGTGGTCGAATCAGTCTGGAGATGCTGAACGTCATTCTCCACAAGCGTCAGGACAGGTCAAAAATGTACTTAAAGGTGCGAAACCAGGTTCAATTGTGTTAATGCATGATGGTGGAGGTAATCGTGCCCGAACTGTCCAAGCTTTACCCCAAATTATTGCAGGTTTAAAGTCTCAGGGCTATCGATTTGTGACGATACCAGAACTGCTAGAAATACAAGCCCAAGAAAAACCGCTAGCTAGGGAAAATTCACCTGCAGTTACAAAGGATAAACATTGATATTTTATCAACAACTAAATTTATTTTTTAACTACATGTATCTGGTGGGCATTGCCCACCCTACGGATACTAATTGGGTCTAATATTTGATGATTCAAAATCTCAAGTCAATGCAACCTCCATATTTTCAACCGATTACTCAAAGACCAGTATTAAAATTGCCTAACAATGCTAGAGTAGCTGTTTGGGTAGTAATGAATGTCGAACACTTTACCTTTGGTAAACTGGGAACAGCAATTCAACCCCACTTAAATAGTTATCCAGAAATTGCTAATTATAGTTGGCGAGATTACGGTAATCGTGTAGGAATTTGGAGATTATTTGAACTATTTGCTGAATTAGAAATTCCTGTCACAGCAGCAGTCAATGGGGAAATTTGTACACTTTATCCCGAAATAATGACAGCTATGCAACAACATGGCTGGGAAATTATGGCGCATGGGATTAATAATTCCACTGGGCATAGTGGCATGAATCGAGAAACAGAAATTGGGATAATTAATCAAACTCTAGATTTACTACGACAAGCTACTGATAAAACTCCTAAAGGCTGGTTAACTCCGGGATTTTCAATTACTGAGTCAACATTTGAACTATTACACGCTGCCGGAATTGTTTATACTGCCGATTGGGTAAATGATGATCAACCCTATTGGTATCCCTTAGAGAAGGGTCGTCTGTTAGCAATTCCCTATACCATAGAAGCAAATGATATTAGTTTATGCTTAAGTAGCCGATTTTCTGGCGCAGAATTTGCCCAAGCTATTGAAGACCAATTTGACCAATTGTGGCAAGATGGAGAATCACAAGGACGAGTCATGGCGATTGGGTTGCATCCTTTTATTGTTGGTCAGCCATTAAGATTAAAATATTTAAAACAATGTTTATTACACATTAAAAATCAACCTAATACTTGGCTAACTACAGGTGAGGGTATTTACGAATGGATGAATAAGCTGTAGAAATGCAATCGAGAGGGCGGGGAAACCCAGCCCCTACAGGCTTTGCGATTTAAAACTGTACGTGACTGATTTGAAACCATCTATAATATTTAACTTTAAAAGGAGGACTGATGAATATTTCTCCCACTCAAGTTTTAAAAATACCCGTAATTGATGCCAACGCAGAAAATATTAAACCTTACGGTTATCTATTAGGTGATGATGTCAGCAAACCCGGATTGGGAATTCCCTTTTATCAAGACAGAGTTTTAGAAGGTGAAAATATCGACTTTAGCTATCGAGGTAAAGCAACTTTTAGAACTGCGAAAATTCTGCCGGGATATCCGCCGATTATTTGGCTAGAAAGACATTTACATATGACCCAAATGTTTATTGCTTTGGGTCAGTCGCCGTTTATTATGGTGCTAGCACCACCTAATCATACTCATGGCGAAAATCTCCCAGATTTAAGTCAAGTGCAAGCGCTGCGGTTCCCTGCTGGTCATGGACTACTATTATATCTTGGTACTTGGCATGATTTTCCCATAGCGGGCGATCGCCCGGTTGTCATCCTCACGGCAAATTCTGATGAAGTCGTTACCGCCTTGAGTCAAATGCAGTCACCAGATGAAATGAATCAAGGTGATGTTTATAAGATTTCGTTACCGAAAAGATTAGGGTATGAGATACAGTTAACAGTTATCAATTAACAGTTATCAGTGAGGTACAGTTTTAAATTGTAAAAGCCCGTAGGGGCGGGGAAACCCCGCCCTCGATTGTATGTCAACCAACCGAAAACTATATCAGTTATCAGTGTTTGAATTAGAATGGATTTACCAAATGTAGAAACGTATTTAATTCCCGATGATATTCAATCTATCACGAATTGGTGTGAGGATTGGGCTTGGTTGGCTGGTGGAACATGGTTATTTTCGGAACCGCAACCACATCTGAAAGTGCTGGTAGATATACATAATTTAAAATGGTCAGAGATTGAAGTTCAGGAGGATTATTTAATTATTGGGGCGACATGTCCTTTAATTAAGTTATTAGAATATCCCTGGTTACTAGAATGGACAGCGGTTGAGGGATTGAAAAGTGCTATTTCGGCGCTAGCTGCGTCATTTAAAGTCATTAATCAGGCGACAGTGGGAGGTAATATCTGCTTGGCTTTGTCGGTGGGAACTTTAGCACCACTGATGGTGGCTTTAGGTGCTAGTTATGAAATTTGGCACTTAAATAAACAGTCGCGTCAAGTTGCGGCTAAAGATTTTCAGCTTGGTTATCGCCAAACAATTTTGCAGCCTGGAGATATACTAAGGCGAGTTTTGATTCCCTTGTCTAATTTAAAATGGCAAGTGAGTTATCAACGTTTTAGTTTAGCAGCAACTGATCCAGCGTTGGCGATTGTAGTTATTGTTAGGAATCATCAACATATACGTTGTGTGATTGCTGCTAGTGTTGCTACACCCTATTTAATAGAGTGTTTAGAAACAGAATTCATGGCTTCTTTAGAAGGAGTAAATTTTATCGAAGATACTAAATCAAGTGCAATTTATCGGCGAGAAATTACTGCTGTTTTAATTAAGAAGGCTCTGCAACAATTCTAGATGTAAATTTTAAGATGCCAGAAGAATTACAATTACAAGTTAATCACCAATTTTATACAGCAACTTGTCACCCTGGAACTAGCTTATTGAGTTTGTTACGCCAGTTAGGTTGGTTTGGTGTGCATCGTGTTTGTGATGCTGGTGATTGTGGTGCTTGCACTGTCTGGGTAAATGATATACCAATCCATAGTTGCATTTATCCCGGAATGCGAATTGCAAATAAATCGGTAATCACAATTGAAGGAATTTCTCAAAATGGTGAACTCGCATCTATACAGCAATCTTTTTTAGCAGCGCAAGGATTTCAATGTGGTTTCTGCACTCCTGGGATGATTATGAGTGCAGCCAAGTTACCGGAATTATCAGAAGATGAATTGCGCTTGGCTTTAAAAGGAAATCTCTGTCGCTGTACTGGATATCAAGCGATTGTTGACAGTATTTTGGGAAATTACCAACCACTTTGTCCATCTGTGGTGCAAAATTCTTTCGCGCCTGTGGGAAAAAGCATTCCCAAACAAGATGGTGAAGCAATCGTCACCGGGAAAGCATCTTACACAGCAGATATTGCACCACCTGGATTATTACATCTTAAAGTAGTGCGATCGCCTCATCCCCACGCCCGCATCCGCAAGATTGACACCACGCAAGCAAAAGCGCTCCCTGGCGTAGTTGCCATTTTTACCCATGAAGATGTCCCCAGAATACCTTATACCACCGCAGGTCACGCTGAACCAGTGCCTGATCCGTTAGATCATTACCTATTAGATTATAAAGTCAGATTTGTGGGCGATCGCGTTGCGGCTGTAGTGGCAGAATCACCCAGTATTGCTGAACAGGCTTGTGGGTTAATTAGGGTTGATTATGAAATTTTACCTCACGTTATTGACCCTCATCAAGCAATGCATGATAGTGGTGTCATCATTCATGACGAACCGGAATCATTACAAATTCCGGATAGAAATAATAATATTGCTGGGCAAATATTTTTAGAATTCGGTGATGTAGAACAAGGATTTAAAGCAGCAGATTTAATAGTTGAAAACACCTACCATTTACCAGCAGTACAACATGTTCATCTAGAACCACATATAACTATTAGTTGGTTAGAAGCAGATGGTACATTAGTAGTCCGTTCCAGTACCCAAGTACCGTTTCATTGTCAGCGATTACTTTCTCAATTATTCAATTTACCTCAAAATAAGATTCGTGTTTATAAAGCACAAATTGGTGGAGGATTTGGTAATAAACAAGAAATTTTATCAGAAGACCTTTGTGTTTTGGCAACCCTAAAAACAGGTAAGCCAGTAGAGTGGGAATTCACCAGAAACGAGGAATTTATAGCCACAAATAGCCGCCATGCGATGAAAATTAAAATTAAAAGCGGTGTTAAGGCAGATGGTACACTAATTGCTCAAGATATGGAAGTGATAGGTAACACTGGTGCCTATGGTAATCATGGACAGACAGTAGTATTTTTATCAGGTTATATTCCTCTATGTTTGTATCGTTGTCCAAATAAAAGATTTCGTGGTTTTGCAGTTTATACAAATACAATGCCTGCAGGTGCATTTCGGGGTTATGGTGCGACTCAAGGCACTTTTGCAATGGAAAGCCAAATCGATGAAATTGCTAAACAGCTAAATATTGACTCTGTAGAAATGCGGATGAAAAACCTGATTCGTCCAGGCGATATGGTGAATTTAGGTAACTCTAAAGACCACTTTAATTTAATAGGTAGCTATGCTGTTGCTGAATGTTGGGAAAAAGTTACTCAATCACTTGGTTATATTCCCAATAGTCCACCACAAGTAGCAGGTTCTCGCCGTCGTGGTGTCGGTTTTGCAGTTTCTATGCAAGGAAGTGGTTTATCTAAAATCCACGTTGCTAGTGTGAAATTATCACGTTTAGCTGATGGTAAATACGAATTAAGAACTGGTTCCGTAGACGTGGGTACGGGTTCAGATACTACGTTGAGACAAATAGCCGCAGAAGTTTTAGGTGTGGGTGTAGCTGATATTCATATCATTTCTGGCGATACCCAACACACACCTTTTGATGCTGGTTCTTATGCTTCTGCTACAGTTTATATTTCTGGACAAGCTGTGAAATTAGCAGCCGAAAAATTACTCACCATGAGAGAAAGTAGTGTGGAAATCAGTTATGCGGCTGATGAATCAACATTAACTTTTGCTGTTCAAGGAGTAGAAGTCGAAGTTGATACAGAAACAGGTAAAATTCAAGTTTTAAGATGTGTGCAAGCTATTGATTTAGGCAAAGCAATTAATCCCCGAATTTGTCATGGACAAGCAACAGGTGGCATAGCGATGGGAATCGGCTATGCTTTAACTGAAGAACTGATATTTGATACCCAAGGACGCATTGTTAACCCAAAATTGCGTGACTATCGCATCCCCACGGCAGCAGACATCCCACCCATAGAAGTAATTTTAATAGAAAAAACTGACCCCTACGGCCCCTTTGGCGCTAAAGGTGTGGGGGAAATTACAACTAATTGTACAGCGCCGGCGATCGCTAACGCCATAGCCCATGCAACAGGTTGCAGATTACGCCAACTCCCCATGACACCCGAAAGAGTTTTTAAGGAATTTAATAGTTGACTGATGACTGATAACTGTTAACTGATAACTGATAACTGATTTAAATGCTTCAATTCTACCAACAACTAGCAGCAG contains these protein-coding regions:
- a CDS encoding polysaccharide deacetylase family protein; translated protein: MIDRNLSLMKKIGIFILVAAISCGVALLLDMSRVNHLLAIKAPVSKSSQANLGRKTSALAQTITPDKNPIVEVPKQFQGTTIYQAQLKPTEKVISLTFDDGPGPKNTAQVLEILKQNNIKATFFMIGEMVKIYPKIAKQVAEDGHVIGNHTWHHWYRNMDTITAASEINRTADIIYKTTGVKTTLFRPPGGFLHNGLVDYAKSQNYAVMMWSNQSGDAERHSPQASGQVKNVLKGAKPGSIVLMHDGGGNRARTVQALPQIIAGLKSQGYRFVTIPELLEIQAQEKPLARENSPAVTKDKH
- a CDS encoding polysaccharide deacetylase family protein, with the protein product MQPPYFQPITQRPVLKLPNNARVAVWVVMNVEHFTFGKLGTAIQPHLNSYPEIANYSWRDYGNRVGIWRLFELFAELEIPVTAAVNGEICTLYPEIMTAMQQHGWEIMAHGINNSTGHSGMNRETEIGIINQTLDLLRQATDKTPKGWLTPGFSITESTFELLHAAGIVYTADWVNDDQPYWYPLEKGRLLAIPYTIEANDISLCLSSRFSGAEFAQAIEDQFDQLWQDGESQGRVMAIGLHPFIVGQPLRLKYLKQCLLHIKNQPNTWLTTGEGIYEWMNKL
- a CDS encoding ureidoglycolate lyase, with translation MNISPTQVLKIPVIDANAENIKPYGYLLGDDVSKPGLGIPFYQDRVLEGENIDFSYRGKATFRTAKILPGYPPIIWLERHLHMTQMFIALGQSPFIMVLAPPNHTHGENLPDLSQVQALRFPAGHGLLLYLGTWHDFPIAGDRPVVILTANSDEVVTALSQMQSPDEMNQGDVYKISLPKRLGYEIQLTVIN
- a CDS encoding xanthine dehydrogenase family protein subunit M is translated as MDLPNVETYLIPDDIQSITNWCEDWAWLAGGTWLFSEPQPHLKVLVDIHNLKWSEIEVQEDYLIIGATCPLIKLLEYPWLLEWTAVEGLKSAISALAASFKVINQATVGGNICLALSVGTLAPLMVALGASYEIWHLNKQSRQVAAKDFQLGYRQTILQPGDILRRVLIPLSNLKWQVSYQRFSLAATDPALAIVVIVRNHQHIRCVIAASVATPYLIECLETEFMASLEGVNFIEDTKSSAIYRREITAVLIKKALQQF
- a CDS encoding molybdopterin cofactor-binding domain-containing protein yields the protein MPEELQLQVNHQFYTATCHPGTSLLSLLRQLGWFGVHRVCDAGDCGACTVWVNDIPIHSCIYPGMRIANKSVITIEGISQNGELASIQQSFLAAQGFQCGFCTPGMIMSAAKLPELSEDELRLALKGNLCRCTGYQAIVDSILGNYQPLCPSVVQNSFAPVGKSIPKQDGEAIVTGKASYTADIAPPGLLHLKVVRSPHPHARIRKIDTTQAKALPGVVAIFTHEDVPRIPYTTAGHAEPVPDPLDHYLLDYKVRFVGDRVAAVVAESPSIAEQACGLIRVDYEILPHVIDPHQAMHDSGVIIHDEPESLQIPDRNNNIAGQIFLEFGDVEQGFKAADLIVENTYHLPAVQHVHLEPHITISWLEADGTLVVRSSTQVPFHCQRLLSQLFNLPQNKIRVYKAQIGGGFGNKQEILSEDLCVLATLKTGKPVEWEFTRNEEFIATNSRHAMKIKIKSGVKADGTLIAQDMEVIGNTGAYGNHGQTVVFLSGYIPLCLYRCPNKRFRGFAVYTNTMPAGAFRGYGATQGTFAMESQIDEIAKQLNIDSVEMRMKNLIRPGDMVNLGNSKDHFNLIGSYAVAECWEKVTQSLGYIPNSPPQVAGSRRRGVGFAVSMQGSGLSKIHVASVKLSRLADGKYELRTGSVDVGTGSDTTLRQIAAEVLGVGVADIHIISGDTQHTPFDAGSYASATVYISGQAVKLAAEKLLTMRESSVEISYAADESTLTFAVQGVEVEVDTETGKIQVLRCVQAIDLGKAINPRICHGQATGGIAMGIGYALTEELIFDTQGRIVNPKLRDYRIPTAADIPPIEVILIEKTDPYGPFGAKGVGEITTNCTAPAIANAIAHATGCRLRQLPMTPERVFKEFNS